The genomic region AGGGAGACGGCGGCCAGTACCAGCGGCGCCCGGCCGAGCGGTCGGGCACCGGCCCGGTCGGCCGGGGTGACCAGGTGCCGACCGATCTCGAAGGCGTAGAGCGCCACCGCGAGTTGGGCCAGTCCGTTGAGTACGGTCTGTACGTCGTGGCCGAACAGTCGGCTGTGCACACCGGGCAGCAGTCGGCCGAGCAGGGTGGGGCCGAGCGCCACGCCGACCGCGATCTCGGCGAGCACGGCGGGCTGCCCGAACCGGGTGGCCAGCTTTCCGGCGGCCCGGCTGAGGCCGAGCAGCAGGGCCAGCCCGGCGAGCAGCAGGGTGGTGGTGTCGAGAGATCTCACCGCTTCCGGCCCCGCTTCCGGCCACCGAGCGTGGTCGGCGCCCGGTCGGCGACCGGGTGAACGGGCAAGCTGGGCGCCATGCTGAACCTCCCGCACTCCGGGTGGCTATCGGCGTGCTGCGATCGACTGATTGTTACTGTTGAATTGACTGAAAGAAATATATCCAGTCACAGTCAATCGTCCCCGGTCCTTCCCGCTGCCGGGCCGCACTGTCCGATGTACCCGTCCCGTCGCAAGCTGTCGATTTGCCCGTGACTCTTCGTGCTCCCCGCTCCTGCGTCCCAGGTTGTCCGCAAGTTGCCACCGCCCGAGTTCACCCGATGTCCGATCGCTGGACGGCTCCCGGGCGGCCCGGCGCCCGGGTGCGAGGATGGCGACAGTACCGTCGCGGTGATCAAGGAGCCTTGCCATGACCAGCAGCGCTGTCCATCCCCAGCGGATCGCCTTCCTCGGCACCGGCAAGATCGGCGAGGCGCTGCTCTCCGGCCTGCTGCGGGCCGGCAAGCGCCCCACCGAGCTGCTGGTCACCGCCCGTCGACCCGAACGGGCCGCCGAACTGGCCGAAAAGTACGGGGTGGTGGCTTGTACCAATCGGGAGGCGGCCAAGCTCGCCGACACCCTGATCCTGGCGGTCAAGCCGCAGGACATGGGCATCCTGATGGAGGAGATCGGCCCGCACGTGATGCCCGGCCGGCTGGTCATCTCGGCCGCCGCCGGCATCCCGACCCGCTGGTTCGAGGCCCGGCTGCCGGCCGGCACCCCGGTGGTCCGGGTGATGCCCAACACGCCGGTGCTGGTCGACGAGGGCATGAGCGTCATCTCGGGCGGCTCGCACGCCAGCGAGGATCACCTGCTGCGCACCGAGGAGATCTTCCAGTCGGTGGGCAAGGCGCTGCGGCTGCCCGAGTCCCAGCAGGACGCCGCCACCGCGCTCTCCGGCTCCGGCCCCGCCTACTTCTACTTCCTGGTCGAGGCGATGACCGACGCCGGCATCCTGCTCGGCCTGCCCCGGCACGTGGCGCACGACCTGATCGTGCAG from Kitasatospora azatica KCTC 9699 harbors:
- the proC gene encoding pyrroline-5-carboxylate reductase; the encoded protein is MTSSAVHPQRIAFLGTGKIGEALLSGLLRAGKRPTELLVTARRPERAAELAEKYGVVACTNREAAKLADTLILAVKPQDMGILMEEIGPHVMPGRLVISAAAGIPTRWFEARLPAGTPVVRVMPNTPVLVDEGMSVISGGSHASEDHLLRTEEIFQSVGKALRLPESQQDAATALSGSGPAYFYFLVEAMTDAGILLGLPRHVAHDLIVQSAIGASVMLRDSGEHPVKLREAVTSPAGTTIAAIRELENHGVRAALLGALEAARDRSRELASGGK